From the Bacillus thuringiensis genome, the window TTTCAACTGCATTTGCAGATAGCCGCTTGGTTTCTCTGTTACAAAATCTAGATAATGTAGGTGCTGATATTCTCATTTCTTTTGCTAATTCTCGTATAGACTTATTATCAACTTTGCGTTGTTTAAGTATTTTCTCTCGAACAGCCTCTTCATCAAATCTATTAAGCTCTTCATTATTTTTTTTCGGAGGCATATTAACGACATCCTTAGCCTTTTCAAAATATTCTACAGATTCTTCAGTATTATTTTCTAACTCTAATGTTTTTTTCTTAGGTAAATTATACATAGACTTAATTAATTCTTCCGGCGGAAGTATAGTAATATTTAAATTCACCCAATAATCTTTAAACCAATTCTTCTTATTGAAACGTTCTTCATCTAAGGAAACTGTATACTCCCAATTAGAAATTACGTTCTCTTTTTCCAAGTCAGTAAGAACATTCTCTAGGTGTTCTCTAATCCGACTGGGTTTCCAAGTGAGTGGGATTGCCATGACAGCTAATAAGCCTTTATCTCCCCCGATGGAATATGGTCGCTTCAAAGTTGAATATATTTGTCGTATTCTCCACTGCCATGTTAGATAACGAATTAAGCGTTTATGATATTTATGCCGATAACTATTATACTCAAGTGCCTTTTTAGATAATAATGCTGTGGTATTATTTGAACCATATAAATAACTTGTTAAAAAACTCCCTGGTTTGATACGGCAAGATTCAATGCCCATATATTCATTTGTTGTATTGTGTCTCCATAATACAACTGAATCCAAGACAAATAACCGTTTCACAACTTCTCTCTTTACTTTATATTTTTCATCATGTTCATTTTCTTCATTTAAGACTACTACTTCATTATCATCATTTAAATAAATGAAGATACTTGCTAATGCTGCAATACGCTTAGCAACCTTAATTTTATCTTCAGGTCTGTAGTACTCTCCTTTACTTACTTTCTTTTTTGGTACATTGCACATATCCAATACTTGCTCATATGAAAATTCTATAAATTCATCTGGGGATTTTGCTTGTGCTAGCCACTGGATAGTAATGGAGTCCAATACATCAGCTGTCAGATCATCCATATTGCTCATTACATCATTCACCAAAGTATTCCAACGAGATGCTTCATCATCTTTAATAAGCTTTAAATCTTCATCTCTGTGAGAAGAAAGCTGAGCAATCGCATTACTTTCCTTTGTTTCAATGGGATAAGATTTTACACCCATACCTGAGTCTTCTTCAAAGTGATTTTTAGAGATTCCATCACGTAATTTAAAATAAACTGCGGAATTATTAACTTCAAAATATTCTTTATCAACTGGTTCATCCGTTTCATCCTCATTTACGTCTCCCTGGATGATTGTTCCATCATTAAACTTATTAGCATTCTTAAACTCGTCTTCTAATACCTTTTCAATAGTTGCATGAATTTCATCTTTATACTCTTTTAACTTAATACCAATTTGTAACGAAGTAATTCCTTCTTCATTCTTTTTACTCAACCATGATACTAATGCCGAAAAAGATGGGGAAACATATTGAGAAGTCACGACCTTAGTATTATCTTTTTCTATATCTGAACTATAGGCAGTCCATTTGTTCCAAACTACTTTATTATTTCCATATAAGGGCTCAGATATTAATAATGCATCCGTAAACAGTTGTGTTAATCTCTCCACATTTTCACTCCTTCCGTAATTTTCTTTCAAACAAACATTTAATCTAATACATATATGTAAACAATTATTTTTTCCAGCTTTAGTTATATTCAAGCAGTACTGACACGATTTTTCTTTATTTACAACATAAAATAACATTAATTATACATTAGTTTTCCATAGGTCTTCAATCAATCTATTGAACTACCCCCACTTATCGACCTTACGGTCTGATTGAAGTGGGAGATTCTTGGGAACAGAGCGTACTTATTGATGTATTTCTTT encodes:
- a CDS encoding helix-turn-helix domain-containing protein, with amino-acid sequence MERLTQLFTDALLISEPLYGNNKVVWNKWTAYSSDIEKDNTKVVTSQYVSPSFSALVSWLSKKNEEGITSLQIGIKLKEYKDEIHATIEKVLEDEFKNANKFNDGTIIQGDVNEDETDEPVDKEYFEVNNSAVYFKLRDGISKNHFEEDSGMGVKSYPIETKESNAIAQLSSHRDEDLKLIKDDEASRWNTLVNDVMSNMDDLTADVLDSITIQWLAQAKSPDEFIEFSYEQVLDMCNVPKKKVSKGEYYRPEDKIKVAKRIAALASIFIYLNDDNEVVVLNEENEHDEKYKVKREVVKRLFVLDSVVLWRHNTTNEYMGIESCRIKPGSFLTSYLYGSNNTTALLSKKALEYNSYRHKYHKRLIRYLTWQWRIRQIYSTLKRPYSIGGDKGLLAVMAIPLTWKPSRIREHLENVLTDLEKENVISNWEYTVSLDEERFNKKNWFKDYWVNLNITILPPEELIKSMYNLPKKKTLELENNTEESVEYFEKAKDVVNMPPKKNNEELNRFDEEAVREKILKQRKVDNKSIRELAKEMRISAPTLSRFCNRETKRLSANAVEKMSKWYERQGILEKM